The Xiphophorus couchianus chromosome 5, X_couchianus-1.0, whole genome shotgun sequence genome includes a region encoding these proteins:
- the gprin3b gene encoding G protein-regulated inducer of neurite outgrowth 3: MGTNPKRTVTVQMVPQLAVADPLANKESNANWGDESHLKLSQVCPNTALTSSNQQDNPPISGAAANPVPHIHKSSCKGGEAVSSVVADMPAGGNGKRTQSEPGTAGEQHSANLSLTGQAGSETKTDHRDSNANIKTSHGKDTCAAGLLTATAASKIDARIAKETSPSEAAPVQMASSTKPTAQETSDKNTNKNICSTSQSQKAAPSSQQDVKAPQNKSTASLQKIQEPDNSQKPEHRMETVTSTKPPPAGKGAEIHTTVTNICSSHSERDFPVVKATQVSSNKHHPESSQKDSSGVPQAAKSKPTCGQVSEEMSQTDTAVCTGEQLSMQYKEASTMTSFASPAKQCHDMEVQAVAETTSKAVGTSPSLLPFAGSGVPREEAQSLAVVFPVNEAVGSYQIYTTSLSTSEKLTVEAEMCPNQAADLCSTTMAQQLDSRLGAKPKEPGSALSSIQPVYQINIEHSNKKDTVASGVELSSTAKAPSPETAGASADRNNSAFSQGPPATITTANTASKLRTNSAEQGIKPEKNEEEDDQSEMQKDKSVHDVVWDEQGMTWEVYGASVDPESLGFAIQSHLQCKIREQERKLIAQTSFRKSISGVDSPQRGKKNKRRQQNIFRSMLQNVRRPNCCVRPPPSAVLD; the protein is encoded by the coding sequence ATGGGAACTAATCCTAAAAGGACAGTGACAGTCCAGATGGTACCTCAGCTGGCTGTGGCGGACCCACTGGCCAACAAGGAGTCTAACGCCAACTGGGGTGACGAGTCGCACCTCAAACTCTCTCAGGTTTGTCCAAACACCGCCCTCACATCTTCCAACCAGCAGGATAACCCGCCTATCTCAGGTGCCGCTGCCAACCCTGTCCCACACATCCATAAATCCTCATGTAAGGGCGGTGAAGCAGTTAGCAGTGTGGTGGCAGACATGCCTGCAGGCGGCAATGGGAAGCGGACACAATCTGAACCTGGGACAGCTGGTGAGCAGCACTCCGCTAACCTGTCGCTAACAGGTCAAGCTGGTAGCGAGACAAAAACTGACCACAGAGACTCGAATGCTAACATAAAAACGTCTCATGGAAAGGATACATGCGCCGCTGGTTTACTGACTGCAACTGCAGCATCAAAGATCGACGCACGCATTGCAAAAGAGACGAGTCCTTCAGAGGCAGCGCCTGTCCAGATGGCATCTTCAACCAAACCCACAGCACAAGAGACCAGcgataaaaatacaaataaaaatatctgcagcACCAGTCAGTCACAAAAAGCAGCGCCTTCATCTCAACAGGATGTCAAGGCTCCACAAAACAAATCTACCGCATCATTACAGAAAATCCAAGAACCAGATAACTCACAAAAACCTGAACACAGGATGGAAACTGTTACCTCTACTAAACCTCCACCAGCAGGTAAAGGAGCAGAAATCCACACTACGGTTACAAATATATGTTCATCACATTCAGAGAGGGATTTCCCAGTAGTAAAGGCAACACAGGTCTCCTCCAATAAACATCACCCTGAATCTTCACAGAAGGATTCATCTGGTGTGCCCCAGGCTGCAAAAAGCAAGCCAACGTGTGGGCAGGTGTCTGAGGAAATGAGCCAAACTGACACAGCTGTCTGCACAGGAGAGCAGCTCAGCATGCAGTACAAGGAGGCCTCCACTATGACCTCATTTGCTTCGCCCGCCAAGCAGTGTCATGATATGGAGGTCCAGGCTGTAGCAGAAACTACCAGTAAAGCTGTGGGTACAAGTCCAAGTCTGCTGCCCTTCGCTGGCAGTGGAGTCCCCAGGGAAGAGGCGCAGAGTCTAGCTGTTGTTTTTCCAGTTAATGAAGCTGTGGGTTCCTATCAGATCTACACAACTTCCCTCTCCACCTCAGAGAAACTCACCGTAGAGGCAGAGATGTGCCCCAATCAAGCTGCAGATTTGTGCTCAACAACCATGGCCCAGCAGCTTGACTCCAGGTTAGGAGCCAAGCCCAAGGAACCTGGATCAGCTCTGAGCAGCATTCAGCCAGTTTATCAAATCAACATTGAGCACAGCAACAAGAAGGACACAGTGGCAAGTGGAGTTGAACTATCCTCCACCGCTAAAGCTCCCTCCCCAGAGACGGCCGGCGCTTCTGCTGACAGAAACAATTCTGCGTTTTCTCAAGGTCCACCAGCAACCATAACAACAGCTAACACAGCATCAAAGTTGAGAACAAATTCAGCCGAGCAGGGGATAAAGCCAGAGAAGAACGAGGAGGAGGACGATCAGTCAGAGATGCAGAAGGATAAGAGCGTCCATGACGTCGTCTGGGACGAACAGGGGATGACGTGGGAGGTCTATGGGGCGTCTGTGGACCCGGAGTCGCTTGGTTTTGCCATTCAGAGCCACCTGCAGTGCAAAATCAGGGAGCAGGAGAGGAAGCTGATTGCTCAGACTTCCTTCCGAAAATCCATCTCCGGCGTTGATTCGCCGCAGCGtgggaaaaagaacaaaaggaggcagcagaacattttcaggTCAATGCTGCAAAATGTCAGGCGGCCCAACTGCTGCGTGCGTCCCCCTCCCTCCGCTGTCCTCGACTAG